A window of the Arachis duranensis cultivar V14167 chromosome 5, aradu.V14167.gnm2.J7QH, whole genome shotgun sequence genome harbors these coding sequences:
- the LOC107491006 gene encoding protein DETOXIFICATION 49-like, producing MCQVTTSHDLNSPNMNTNTLTLPLISKGAAEEEESQSESESDNSNISESLKELISISKIAFPMILTGLLLYCRSMISMLFLGQLGELALAGGSLALGFANITGYSILSGLAVGMEPICGQAFGAKKFRLLGLSLQRTILLLLLTSIPISLLWLHMKQILLLCNQDEAIAIEAQSYLLFSIPDLIAQSFLHPLRIYLRTQSITLPLTLCATFSILLHIPINYLLVSHLNLGIKGVALSGVWTNFNLVASLLLYIVLSGTHSKTWGGFSSECFTKWKQLLNLAIPSCISVCLEWWWYEIMILLCGLLLNPRATVASMGILIQTTSLLYIFPSSLSFSVSTRVGNKLGAQEPSKAKLSAIVGLSCSFISGVSALAFALTVRNMWASMFTRDKEIIALTSMVLPIIGLCELGNCPQTTGCGVLRGTARPKTGANINLGCFYLVGMPVAIWLGFFAGFDFQGLWLGLLAAQGSCAVSMLVVLLRTDWDLEAQRAKKLTASSPSVGGVCNDDDDKNKDVYHHHYDADNKLPKPQSKEDSFSSNNSDEHQHSYWV from the coding sequence ATGTGTCAGGTAACAACATCTCATGATCTCAACTCTCCAAACATGAACACCAACACATTGACACTACCATTGATCTCCAAAGGAgcagcagaagaagaagaatctcaATCTGAATCAGAATCAGATAATAGTAACATCTCAGAGTCATTAAAGGAATTAATATCAATATCAAAGATAGCATTTCCAATGATACTGACAGGGCTATTACTGTATTGCCGTTCAATGATCTCCATGCTGTTCTTAGGACAACTTGGGGAGCTAGCCTTAGCAGGAGGCTCACTAGCACTGGGCTTCGCCAACATCACCGGCTACTCGATCCTCTCCGGCCTAGCCGTGGGAATGGAACCCATCTGTGGACAAgcctttggtgccaagaaattCAGGCTTTTAGGCCTATCCTTACAAAGAACCATTCTCTTGCTTCTCTTGACTTCAATCCCAATATCACTCCTCTGGCTCCACATGAAGCAAATCCTTCTTCTTTGTAACCAAGATGAGGCCATAGCCATAGAAgcacaatcatatcttctcttCTCAATCCCTGACCTCATAGCACAGTCTTTTCTTCACCCTTTGAGGATTTATCTCAGAACACAGTCAATTACTCTGCCTCTAACACTCTGTGCCACTTTCTCTATTCTCCTCCACATACCAATCAACTATCTCCTTGTTTCTCACCTCAACCTTGGAATCAAGGGCGTTGCGCTTAGTGGGGTGTGGACAAATTTCAACCTTGttgcttctttgcttctctATATAGTCCTCTCAGGAACTCACTCCAAGACATGGGGTGGATTCTCTTCTGAGTGCTTCACAAAATGGAAGCAGCTCTTGAATTTGGCAATCCCAAGCTGCATTTCTGTGTGCCTTGAATGGTGGTGGTACGAGATCATGATCTTGCTGTGTGGTCTGTTATTGAATCCAAGAGCAACCGTAGCTTCAATGGGGATTCTCATCCAAACAACATCGCTGCTCTACATTTTTCCATCTTCTCTGAGCTTCAGTGTTTCCACAAGGGTAGGGAACAAGCTAGGAGCACAAGAGCCTTCAAAGGCGAAACTTTCGGCCATTGTAGGACTCTCTTGCAGCTTCATTTCCGGTGTATCAGCACTGGCTTTTGCTCTAACTGTTAGGAACATGTGGGCAAGCATGTTCACAAGGGACAAAGAGATTATAGCATTGACATCAATGGTGTTACCAATTATAGGTCTTTGTGAACTTGGTAACTGTCCTCAAACCACAGGTTGTGGTGTTCTTAGAGGGACAGCAAGGCCTAAAACAGGTGCTAACATCAACTTGGGTTGCTTCTATCTTGTGGGAATGCCTGTGGCAATTTGGTTAGGCTTCTTTGCTGGCTTTGATTTTCAAGGTTTGTGGCTTGGCCTACTTGCTGCTCAAGGCTCTTGTGCTGTGTCCATGTTGGTTGTTCTTCTTAGAACTGATTGGGATTTAGAAGCTCAAAGGGCTAAGAAATTAACAGCTTCATCACCATCTGTTGGAGGAGTTtgcaatgatgatgatgataagaacaaagatgtttatcatcatcattatgaTGCAGACAACAAGTTACCCAAACCTCAAAGCAAGGAAGATTCTTTCTCATCTAATAATTCAGATGAACACCAACACTCTTATTGGGTTTAA